CCTTCTCGCGAGAGTCGATAAGGAAGGGTGAAGCAAGTTTCATCAATTGCGCTTCAGGCAATCGGTACAGCAGCAAGAAGGCCAGCAATGCGAGAATCCGCGGCTTGCGGAAGAACGAAATGAACGGCTCAAGAAAACCAATCGCCGCGTTTTCTTCAGAACCTTTCACTGGAACGTCGCCAGCCGGCCGCGGCAACACCACATAGTGGTAGAGGCAAAGCCCGCCGAACACCGCCGCCGCAATTCCGAGCGCCGTCATCCAGGCCAGCGTGATGTTGCCAGACCGAATCTCGAACTCCGCCGCCGACGGCAGATCCAGCTTGTCCTCAACCTGAATCACCGCCGCAAACGGCTCATCGCAGTTCTTGGCCGTAAGGACGAACCGCTCCCCCTCGATCACCTTGAAGCCCGGGTCTCCTTCCGAGAGACCAAACTGAACGACAAGCTCTTCGCCGGGAGGCACCGGATTCGCCAGCTTCATCAGCACCGGGGCGGCGTCGCCCGCGCGAGCTAACGCGTCAGGATCGGGCTTCGGCGGACCGAATCGCTCTTCGATCCAAGCCTCAAGCCCAGCCACCACCCCAGTGGGCGGCGGTGCGTCCGCCGCTTTCTTCTTATCCTCAAGCGAGGCGTTGTAGAACCCATGCTCCACGTTCCAGCGCCGCACTTGCATCGCCAGCGCTTCAACGTCTTCCAGCTTTTGATTGCCGAGGCTCAGTTCGACGCGATCGTTCAGCACGACGATGCCGGCCTGGCCCGACGCTTGCAATCCATTCTCGCTCGGCGCGAACACGATCGTACTCGCCGCCTTGTCGACGGCAGACGCATGAATGGGCACCGTCGGCAGCCCGGTGCTCGATTCCAAACTCCCCGCCAGCATCACCAATACGCCAGATCCGGTGATCACCGCCAAGCGAAACGCCGTGCTGCGAATCCCGACAAACCACGCCTGCTCATGGCTCGATAGCGCCAGCAAATACAAACCGTCGGCGGCGACGTCATGCGTCGCCGACGCCAACGCGACGAACGCCAACAACGCCATCAGGTAGGTCACCCAACTTTCCAACGGCAGCGTTGCCGCCGCGCCGCCCAACCCGATGGCCACTAACAACTGCATCGCCACCGTCCACGCGCGACGCGTGCCGAAACGCTGGACGATGGGGCTCCACAGCGGCTTCAACACCCACGGCAGGCCGAGGATGCTCGAATAGAATGCGATCTGCGCATTCTCCAACCCCAGCCGCTTCAGCATGACAACCGAAACGCCGGTCACGACGATATTCGGAATCCCCTGCGCGAAATAAAGACTCGGCACCCAAGCCCAGGGGCTGCGCGTTCGTTCGGCGTTGGGAGTCGGCGAATCCACCAGCGGCTATTTCACCTCCGCGCGAACCACCTCGCCCTCGCGGCCGAGGCGCGTCACCGCCGACACCGCAACTTCTTCTGGCGACGCATCGCCCACGGCTTCGATCACCGGGCTCGTCTCGCGGCCGGGGACGATCTTCGTCGCCCACGTGTCGCCCGTGCGGGTGCGCACCACCCACAGCCACGGCGCCTTGCCGTCGCTCGACTTCAGGTTAATCGCCACGCCCTTAGCATTCTTCTTGGCCGTCACCTCCGGCTTAGCCGGCATCTCTTCGCCCAGCCACGGCGACGCGGGCACGAGCGCCTGCTCCTTATACAACCCATCTTCCAGCTTCTCCGTCAGCCCATCGCGGTTGTCGAAGATGCACTTGATGCTGAAGAAGACGTTGCCCGGACCATCCTTCACGATCTCGCGCGTGATCTCGATCTGCTGGAGCAATTCTTCAGCCGGCCACGCATTGCGAGCCGGCGTCACGTCGGCCGACTTGCGAACGCTGTGCGCCCCGTTGCCTGGCCACAGATGGCGATGCTTCGTGTTTTCGCTCTCCCACCATTCGAGCAGCTTCGGATAGCTCTGCGCTCCTTCGACCTGCCAATACAGCTGCGGCGTGAAGTAATCGACCCAACCTTCATTGAGCCACTTCTTCGCATCGGCATACAGGACCGAGTACTGATCAAGCCCCG
This sequence is a window from Lacipirellula parvula. Protein-coding genes within it:
- a CDS encoding MFS transporter, encoding MDSPTPNAERTRSPWAWVPSLYFAQGIPNIVVTGVSVVMLKRLGLENAQIAFYSSILGLPWVLKPLWSPIVQRFGTRRAWTVAMQLLVAIGLGGAAATLPLESWVTYLMALLAFVALASATHDVAADGLYLLALSSHEQAWFVGIRSTAFRLAVITGSGVLVMLAGSLESSTGLPTVPIHASAVDKAASTIVFAPSENGLQASGQAGIVVLNDRVELSLGNQKLEDVEALAMQVRRWNVEHGFYNASLEDKKKAADAPPPTGVVAGLEAWIEERFGPPKPDPDALARAGDAAPVLMKLANPVPPGEELVVQFGLSEGDPGFKVIEGERFVLTAKNCDEPFAAVIQVEDKLDLPSAAEFEIRSGNITLAWMTALGIAAAVFGGLCLYHYVVLPRPAGDVPVKGSEENAAIGFLEPFISFFRKPRILALLAFLLLYRLPEAQLMKLASPFLIDSREKGGLALTTGELGFVYGTVGIAMLTLGGIVGGMAAAKGGLKRWLWPMALAIHLPNIAILLLALIQPDNHWVITAAIGIEQFGYGFGFTAYMLYCIYIARGEHQTVHYALCTGFMALGMLIPGMWSGWLQGLIGYQNFFIWVMLCTIPSFASVAFIPLDGDFGKKKREEAA